The following coding sequences lie in one Streptomyces venezuelae genomic window:
- a CDS encoding ABC transporter ATP-binding protein, with the protein MSITETPTTATPPATLRTASGREATRWVSAHCREVPWLTTATVFTTVAGAALQVLPVLLLGRVVDGVVEGEGRSVLVTIGVLMGVAALLGAVATAASTYLIGRLGADLLARLREGAVRAVLGMPSARIEQVGRGDVLSRVGDDVAVLSKGIRTAIPTVFSAGVLVLIATVGMFGLDWRLGLAGAAALPAYALALRWYLPRSAPLYRKQRMAQADRAQALISGLNGIDTVRAYRLEDDVREKVTAESWRVRNLGIDVFRFFGRFVGRENRAEFIGLVLILVVGYALLEADAASLGEVSAAPLMFHRLFTPLGAIMFTFDEAQKSGASLTRLVGVLGESAEERLVGDTSVAVADAVPHQVTVQGLTFTYPGADEPVLRDVDLTITAGGSLALVGATGAGKSTLAALIAGIGTPQTGSVRIGAHDLGGLDEAGARALVSILTQETHVFSGPLADDLRLAAPEATDAELMDALRTVGAYDWVEALPEGLHTTVGEGGERLDVTKIAQIALARLVLGRAPVVVLDESTAEAGSEGAAELERAVLAACAGRTTLFVAHRLTQAMAADRIAVLDAGRVVEQGTHDELVALGGRYARLWRAWREGS; encoded by the coding sequence GTGAGCATCACCGAAACACCCACCACCGCAACACCCCCCGCGACGCTGCGCACCGCGTCCGGACGCGAGGCCACCCGGTGGGTCTCGGCCCACTGCCGCGAAGTCCCGTGGCTGACGACGGCCACCGTGTTCACCACGGTGGCCGGGGCGGCGCTCCAAGTGCTCCCCGTGCTGCTCCTCGGCCGGGTGGTCGACGGAGTGGTCGAGGGGGAGGGGCGCTCGGTCCTCGTCACGATCGGCGTCCTGATGGGCGTCGCCGCGCTGCTCGGCGCGGTGGCCACCGCGGCCTCGACGTATCTGATCGGGCGCCTCGGCGCGGACCTGCTCGCGCGGCTGCGGGAGGGCGCCGTCCGCGCGGTGCTCGGCATGCCGAGCGCGCGGATCGAGCAGGTCGGCCGCGGAGACGTGCTCTCCCGGGTCGGCGACGACGTGGCCGTGCTGTCCAAGGGCATCCGCACGGCCATCCCCACCGTGTTCTCGGCGGGCGTGCTGGTCCTCATCGCCACGGTCGGCATGTTCGGCCTGGACTGGCGGCTCGGCCTCGCGGGCGCCGCCGCGCTTCCCGCGTACGCGCTGGCCCTGCGCTGGTACCTGCCGCGCTCCGCCCCGCTCTACCGCAAGCAGCGGATGGCCCAGGCCGACCGCGCCCAGGCGCTGATCAGCGGCCTCAACGGCATCGACACAGTCCGCGCGTACCGCCTGGAGGACGACGTCCGGGAGAAGGTCACCGCGGAGTCCTGGCGGGTGCGCAACCTCGGGATCGACGTGTTCCGGTTCTTCGGCCGGTTCGTGGGCCGCGAGAACCGAGCCGAGTTCATCGGGCTCGTCCTCATCCTCGTGGTGGGATACGCCCTGCTGGAGGCCGACGCCGCCAGCCTCGGCGAGGTGTCGGCGGCCCCGCTGATGTTCCACCGCCTGTTCACCCCGCTCGGCGCCATCATGTTCACCTTCGACGAGGCGCAGAAGTCGGGCGCGAGCCTGACCCGTCTGGTCGGGGTGCTGGGGGAGTCCGCCGAGGAGCGGCTGGTGGGCGACACGTCCGTCGCCGTGGCCGACGCCGTGCCGCACCAAGTGACGGTGCAGGGGCTGACGTTCACCTATCCGGGCGCCGACGAACCGGTGCTCAGGGACGTCGACCTGACGATCACGGCCGGCGGTTCGCTGGCGCTCGTGGGCGCGACGGGTGCCGGCAAGTCGACGCTGGCCGCGCTGATCGCGGGCATCGGGACTCCGCAGACGGGTTCGGTGCGCATCGGCGCGCACGACCTGGGCGGTCTCGACGAGGCCGGGGCGCGGGCCCTGGTGAGCATCCTGACGCAGGAGACGCACGTCTTCTCGGGACCGCTCGCCGACGACCTGCGGCTCGCGGCACCGGAGGCGACCGACGCCGAACTCATGGACGCGCTGCGCACGGTGGGCGCCTACGACTGGGTCGAGGCGCTGCCGGAGGGCCTGCACACCACGGTCGGCGAAGGCGGTGAGCGCCTGGACGTCACGAAGATCGCGCAGATCGCGCTGGCCCGCCTCGTCCTCGGCAGGGCGCCGGTCGTCGTGCTCGACGAGTCGACCGCGGAGGCGGGCAGCGAGGGCGCGGCGGAGCTGGAGCGTGCCGTGCTGGCCGCGTGCGCGGGCCGTACGACGCTGTTCGTGGCGCACCGGCTCACGCAGGCGATGGCCGCGGACCGGATCGCCGTGCTGGACGCGGGGCGTGTGGTGGAGCAGGGCACTCACGACGAGTTGGTGGCTCTGGGCGGCCGGTACGCGCGTCTGTGGCGGGCCTGGCGAGAGGGTAGTTAG
- a CDS encoding ABC transporter ATP-binding protein: MVAQYITEIEPAVQDTARLAARGVSVGYGSRTVIDDLDVSIPPGVITTIIGPNGCGKSTLLRTLTRLLKPVSGSVVLDGQDIVKLKTRDVAKKLGLLPQTPVAPEGLTVADLVARGRHPHQSWLRQWSSDDAGVVERALAMTGVSDLADRPVDSLSGGQRQRVWISMTLAQGTDLLLLDEPTTYLDLAHAIDVLDLVDDLHESGRTVVMVLHDLNLATRYSDHLVVMKAGAILAQGHPRDVITAELLQEAFGLRARVVDDPVGDRPLIVPIGRTHVQLD, encoded by the coding sequence GTGGTCGCTCAGTACATCACCGAGATCGAGCCGGCGGTCCAGGACACCGCGCGGCTCGCCGCCAGGGGCGTCTCGGTCGGATACGGCAGCCGTACCGTCATCGACGATCTCGACGTGTCCATCCCGCCCGGAGTGATCACGACGATCATCGGCCCCAACGGGTGCGGCAAATCGACCCTGTTGCGCACCCTGACGCGGCTGCTGAAACCGGTCAGCGGCTCGGTCGTGCTGGACGGCCAGGACATCGTCAAGCTCAAGACCCGTGACGTGGCGAAGAAGCTGGGGCTGCTGCCGCAGACGCCGGTCGCGCCGGAGGGCCTCACGGTGGCCGATCTGGTCGCCAGGGGCCGTCACCCGCACCAGAGTTGGCTGCGTCAGTGGTCGTCGGACGACGCCGGTGTCGTGGAGCGCGCGCTGGCCATGACCGGCGTCTCCGACCTGGCCGACCGCCCCGTCGACTCGCTCTCCGGCGGTCAGCGCCAGCGCGTCTGGATCTCCATGACCCTGGCGCAGGGCACCGACCTGCTGCTCCTCGACGAGCCCACCACGTACCTGGACCTGGCGCACGCGATCGACGTACTCGACCTGGTCGACGATCTGCACGAGTCGGGGCGCACCGTGGTCATGGTGCTGCACGATCTCAATCTGGCCACGCGGTACAGCGACCACCTCGTCGTGATGAAGGCGGGTGCGATCCTTGCGCAGGGGCACCCGCGCGACGTGATCACGGCGGAGCTGCTGCAGGAGGCGTTCGGGCTGCGCGCCCGGGTCGTCGACGACCCGGTGGGCGACCGCCCGCTGATCGTGCCGATCGGCCGTACGCACGTCCAACTCGACTGA
- a CDS encoding iron-siderophore ABC transporter substrate-binding protein, which produces MLLHRTTLTKPRRLAAVLTATALGVGLLAGCGSDSDDKADDNAPAAAAGGTFPVTVEHAFGSTKVTEAPKRVVTVGYTDDQTALALGTKPVGMVDQYPNPEGKSPDINTQWPWVKDKWGDTKPDVIMKNGDSGPNYEKIAALRPDLIIAVYSEIDKAAYDKLSQIAPTVGRTKGEKELFSAPWQDNAVHIAKALGKEDEGKKLVEGIEDKLAEAKKSHPKFADQTSVALSWYKDSINPFTSKDVRGRLLTGMGFTYQTKIDKIAGGKFSTELSPERTDLVDVDRIVVINDKADTAALKKFKLFANLDAVKKGNVSYLLDSEGPAVGAAMSQGTVLSLPYAIDELVKSVE; this is translated from the coding sequence ATGCTCCTCCACCGAACGACGCTCACGAAGCCCCGGCGGCTGGCGGCCGTACTGACCGCCACGGCGCTCGGTGTCGGCCTCCTCGCTGGCTGTGGTTCCGACTCGGACGACAAGGCGGACGACAACGCCCCGGCGGCCGCCGCCGGCGGTACGTTCCCGGTCACCGTGGAGCACGCGTTCGGGTCCACGAAGGTCACCGAGGCCCCCAAGCGCGTCGTCACCGTCGGCTACACCGACGACCAGACCGCCCTGGCCCTCGGCACCAAGCCGGTCGGCATGGTCGACCAGTACCCGAACCCGGAGGGCAAGTCCCCCGACATCAACACCCAGTGGCCTTGGGTGAAGGACAAGTGGGGCGACACCAAGCCCGACGTCATCATGAAGAACGGCGACTCCGGCCCGAACTACGAGAAGATCGCCGCCCTGCGCCCGGACCTGATCATCGCGGTGTACTCCGAGATCGACAAGGCCGCCTACGACAAGCTCTCGCAGATCGCCCCGACGGTGGGCCGCACCAAGGGCGAGAAGGAGCTCTTCAGCGCCCCCTGGCAGGACAACGCGGTGCACATCGCCAAGGCGCTCGGCAAGGAGGACGAGGGCAAGAAGCTCGTCGAGGGCATCGAGGACAAGCTCGCCGAGGCGAAGAAGTCGCACCCGAAGTTCGCGGACCAGACCTCCGTCGCCCTGTCCTGGTACAAGGACTCCATCAACCCGTTCACCTCGAAGGACGTCCGCGGACGGCTCCTGACGGGCATGGGCTTCACGTACCAGACGAAGATCGACAAGATCGCCGGCGGCAAGTTCTCCACCGAACTCTCGCCCGAGCGCACCGACCTGGTCGACGTCGACCGCATCGTCGTCATCAACGACAAGGCCGACACCGCCGCGCTGAAGAAGTTCAAGCTGTTCGCCAACCTGGACGCCGTGAAGAAGGGCAACGTGTCCTACCTCCTGGACAGCGAGGGCCCGGCGGTCGGTGCCGCGATGTCGCAGGGCACCGTCCTGTCCCTCCCGTACGCGATCGACGAGCTCGTCAAGTCGGTCGAGTAG